One part of the Arabidopsis thaliana chromosome 1 sequence genome encodes these proteins:
- a CDS encoding basic helix-loop-helix (bHLH) DNA-binding superfamily protein (basic helix-loop-helix (bHLH) DNA-binding superfamily protein; FUNCTIONS IN: DNA binding, sequence-specific DNA binding transcription factor activity; INVOLVED IN: regulation of transcription; LOCATED IN: cytosol; EXPRESSED IN: 24 plant structures; EXPRESSED DURING: 13 growth stages; CONTAINS InterPro DOMAIN/s: Helix-loop-helix DNA-binding domain (InterPro:IPR001092), Helix-loop-helix DNA-binding (InterPro:IPR011598); BEST Arabidopsis thaliana protein match is: basic helix-loop-helix (bHLH) DNA-binding superfamily protein (TAIR:AT2G43140.2); Has 2662 Blast hits to 2007 proteins in 137 species: Archae - 2; Bacteria - 54; Metazoa - 424; Fungi - 144; Plants - 1472; Viruses - 0; Other Eukaryotes - 566 (source: NCBI BLink).), translated as MYQSSSSTSSSSQRSSLPGGGGLIRYGSAPGSFLNSVVDEVIGGGSSNARDFTGYQPSSDNFIGNFFTGAADSSSLRSDSTTCGVNNSSDGQKQLGNNNNNNSNKDIFLDRSYGGFNEISQQHKSNDIGGGNSSGSYSLARQRSSPADFFTYLASDKNNFSLNQPTSDYSPQGGSNGGRGHSRLKSQLSFTNHDSLARINEVNETPVHDGSGHSFSAASFGAATTDSWDDGSGSIGFTVTRPSKRSKDMDSGLFSQYSLPSDTSMNYMDNFMQLPEDSVPCKIRAKRGCATHPRSIAERERRTRISGKLKKLQDLVPNMDKQTSYSDMLDLAVQHIKGLQHQLQNLKKDQENCTCGCSEKPS; from the exons ATGTACCAATCATCATCCTccacgtcatcatcatcgcAGAGATCATCGCTTCCCGGCGGCGGAGGACTGATCCGTTACGGCTCAGCTCCGGGATCGTTTCTAAACTCTGTGGTTGACGAAGTCATCGGAGGAGGCTCATCAAACGCTCGTGACTTCACCGGCTATCAACCGTCGTCGGATAACTTCATCGGTAACTTTTTCACCGGAGCTGCTGACTCATCCTCGCTGAGATCCGATTCGACGACTTGTGGAGTCAACAACTCATCCGACGGACAGAAACAGCTAGgcaataacaataataataatagtaataaagATATCTTCCTCGACAGATCCTACGGTGGATTCAACGAGATCTCGCAACAACACAAGAGCAACGACATCGGAGGAGGAAACAGCTCAGGATCTTACTCTCTCGCTAGACAACGTAGCTCTCCCGCCGATTTCTTCACCTACCTCGCCTCAGATAAAAACA ATTTCTCGTTGAACCAACCAACCAGTGATTATAGTCCGCAAGGAGGGTCTAATGGGGGACGAGGACATTCCAGATTGAAGTCTCAGCTAAGCTTCACGAATCACGACTCTCTGGCTCGGATCAACGAGGTCAATGAGACCCCAGTCCACGACGGTTCAGGCCATTCGTTTTCTGCGGCTAGCTTTGGTGCAGCCACTACTGATTCTTGGGATGACGGTTCCGGTTCGATAGGGTTTACCGTGACTAGGCCCAGTAAACGATCCAAGGACATGGACTCTGGTCTCTTTTCGCAG TATAGTCTTCCTTCAGACACTTCAATGAACTACATGGATAACTTCATGCAGCTTCCAGAAGATTCTGTACCCTGCAAAATCCGGGCCAAACGCGGCTGCGCCACCCATCCTAGAAGCATCGCTGAGCGG GAGAGGAGAACGAGAATAAGTGGGAAGCTAAAGAAGCTACAAGATCTTGTCCCCAACATGGATAAG CAAACAAGCTATTCAGACATGCTGGATTTAGCTGTACAACACATCAAAGGCCTTCAGCATCAACTTCAG aatttgaaaaaagatCAAGAGAATTGCACGTGTGGGTGCAGTGAGAAACCAAGCTAG
- the RABA5E gene encoding Rab GTPase-like A5A protein produces the protein MRSMSSCASLLHRLPSPPLSLSLSLQTSPTSLSRNLGKKKKTVKRAMSSDDEGREEYLFKIVVIGDSAVGKSNLLSRYARNEFSANSKATIGVEFQTQSMEIEGKEVKAQIWDTAGQERFRAVTSAYYRGAVGALVVYDITRRTTFESVGRWLDELKIHSDTTVARMLVGNKCDLENIRAVSVEEGKALAEEEGLFFVETSALDSTNVKTAFEMVILDIYNNVSRKQLNSDTYKDELTVNRVSLVKDDNSASKQSSGFSCCSST, from the exons ATGCGCAGTATGTCCTCTTGTGCCAGCTTGTTGCACCGTCTTCCGTCTCCTCctctttccctctctctctctctccaaaCCAGTCCTACTTCTCTCTCTAGAAACctagggaagaagaagaagacggtgaAGCGAGCGATGTCTTCGGACGACGAAGGAAGAGAGGAGTATCTCTTCAAGATTGTTGTTATCGGCGACTCTGCCGTCGGTAAATCTAATCTTCTATCTCGTTACGCACGTAACGAGTTCAGCGCTAACTCCAAGGCGACGATCGGAGTCGAGTTTCAGACGCAGAGCATGGAGATTGAAGGTAAAGAGGTCAAGGCTCAGATTTGGGACACTGCTGGTCAGGAGCGTTTCCGTGCCGTCACTTCCGCTTATTACCGTGGCGCTGTCGGTGCCCTCGTCGTTTACGACATTACCCGCCGCACCACTTTCGAAAGCGTTGGACGTTGGCTCGATGAGCTTAAGA TCCATTCGGATACGACGGTGGCGAGAATGCTGGTGGGGAACAAGTGTGATCTAGAAAACATAAGAGCAGTGAGCGTGGAGGAAGGAAAGGCTCTAGCCGAAGAGGAAGGACTCTTCTTTGTGGAAACATCGGCTCTTGATTCGACTAATGTTAAAACAGCTTTCGAGATGGTGATACTTGATATCTACAATAACGTGAGCCGTAAGCAACTCAACTCAGATACTTATAAAGACGAACTCACCGTGAATCGGGTAAGTCTTGTTAAGGATGATAACTCTGCCTCCAAACAAAGCTCTGGTTTCTCTTGTTGTTCTTCCACTTGA
- the RABA5E gene encoding Rab GTPase-like A5A protein (RAB GTPase homolog A5E (RABA5E); FUNCTIONS IN: GTP binding; INVOLVED IN: protein transport, small GTPase mediated signal transduction; LOCATED IN: chloroplast; EXPRESSED IN: 23 plant structures; EXPRESSED DURING: 13 growth stages; CONTAINS InterPro DOMAIN/s: Ras GTPase (InterPro:IPR001806), Small GTP-binding protein (InterPro:IPR005225), Small GTPase (InterPro:IPR020851), Ras (InterPro:IPR013753), Ras small GTPase, Rab type (InterPro:IPR003579), Rab11-related (InterPro:IPR015595); BEST Arabidopsis thaliana protein match is: RAB GTPase homolog A5D (TAIR:AT2G31680.1); Has 27587 Blast hits to 27548 proteins in 749 species: Archae - 23; Bacteria - 136; Metazoa - 14522; Fungi - 3761; Plants - 3260; Viruses - 20; Other Eukaryotes - 5865 (source: NCBI BLink).) produces MSSDDEGREEYLFKIVVIGDSAVGKSNLLSRYARNEFSANSKATIGVEFQTQSMEIEGKEVKAQIWDTAGQERFRAVTSAYYRGAVGALVVYDITRRTTFESVGRWLDELKIHSDTTVARMLVGNKCDLENIRAVSVEEGKALAEEEGLFFVETSALDSTNVKTAFEMVILDIYNNVSRKQLNSDTYKDELTVNRVSLVKDDNSASKQSSGFSCCSST; encoded by the exons ATGTCTTCGGACGACGAAGGAAGAGAGGAGTATCTCTTCAAGATTGTTGTTATCGGCGACTCTGCCGTCGGTAAATCTAATCTTCTATCTCGTTACGCACGTAACGAGTTCAGCGCTAACTCCAAGGCGACGATCGGAGTCGAGTTTCAGACGCAGAGCATGGAGATTGAAGGTAAAGAGGTCAAGGCTCAGATTTGGGACACTGCTGGTCAGGAGCGTTTCCGTGCCGTCACTTCCGCTTATTACCGTGGCGCTGTCGGTGCCCTCGTCGTTTACGACATTACCCGCCGCACCACTTTCGAAAGCGTTGGACGTTGGCTCGATGAGCTTAAGA TCCATTCGGATACGACGGTGGCGAGAATGCTGGTGGGGAACAAGTGTGATCTAGAAAACATAAGAGCAGTGAGCGTGGAGGAAGGAAAGGCTCTAGCCGAAGAGGAAGGACTCTTCTTTGTGGAAACATCGGCTCTTGATTCGACTAATGTTAAAACAGCTTTCGAGATGGTGATACTTGATATCTACAATAACGTGAGCCGTAAGCAACTCAACTCAGATACTTATAAAGACGAACTCACCGTGAATCGGGTAAGTCTTGTTAAGGATGATAACTCTGCCTCCAAACAAAGCTCTGGTTTCTCTTGTTGTTCTTCCACTTGA
- the SPPL5 gene encoding SIGNAL PEPTIDE PEPTIDASE-LIKE 5 (SIGNAL PEPTIDE PEPTIDASE-LIKE 5 (SPPL5); FUNCTIONS IN: peptidase activity, aspartic-type endopeptidase activity; INVOLVED IN: proteolysis; LOCATED IN: endomembrane system, integral to membrane; CONTAINS InterPro DOMAIN/s: Protease-associated PA (InterPro:IPR003137), Peptidase A22, presenilin signal peptide (InterPro:IPR006639), Peptidase A22B, signal peptide peptidase (InterPro:IPR007369); BEST Arabidopsis thaliana protein match is: SIGNAL PEPTIDE PEPTIDASE-LIKE 3 (TAIR:AT2G43070.1); Has 30201 Blast hits to 17322 proteins in 780 species: Archae - 12; Bacteria - 1396; Metazoa - 17338; Fungi - 3422; Plants - 5037; Viruses - 0; Other Eukaryotes - 2996 (source: NCBI BLink).) codes for MSLPPFTCRLLAAAAALYLIGLLCVGADTKDVTAPKIPGCSNEFQMVKVENWVNGENGETFTAMTAQFGTMLPSDKDKAVKLPVALTTPLDSCSNLTSKLSWSIALSVRGECAFTVKAQVAQAGGAAALVLINDKEELDEMVCGEKDTSLNVSIPILMITTSSGDALKKSIMQNKKVELLLYAPKSPIVDYAVVFLWLMSVGTVFVASVWSHVTSPKKNDEQYDELSPKKSSNVDATKGGAEEETLDISAMGAVIFVISASTFLVLLFFFMSSWFILILTIFFVIGGMQGMHNINVTLITRRCSKCGQKNLKLPLLGNTSILSLVVLLFCFVVAILWFMNRKTSHAWAGQDIFGICMMINVLQVARLPNIRVATILLCCAFFYDIFWVFISPLIFKQSVMIAVARGSKDTGESIPMLLRIPRLSDPWGGYNMIGFGDILFPGLLICFIFRFDKENNKGVSNGYFPWLMFGYGLGLFLTYLGLYVMNGHGQPALLYLVPCTLGITVILGLVRKELRDLWNYGTQQPSAADVNPSPEA; via the exons ATGTCTTTACCTCCGTTTACTTGCCGCCTTCTCGCGGCGGCGGCGGCTCTCTATCTGATAGGTCTGCTGTGCGTCGGAGCTGACACGAAAGATGTTACCGCTCCCAAAATTCCTGGTTGCTCCAATGAATTTCAAATG GTCAAAGTTGAGAATTGGGTCAACGGAGAAAACGGTGAGACTTTTACCGCCATGACTGCACAGTTTGGCACCATGCTCCCGTCTGATAAAGACAAAGCTGTTAAACTTCCGGTTGCTCTTACCACTCCTTTGGACAGTTGCTCCAATTTAACTTCAAAg CTATCTTGGTCTATAGCGTTATCTGTACGTGGCGAGTGTGCTTTCACAGTTAAGGCTCAAGTTGCACAGGCAGGAGGAGCTGCAGCTTTGGTGTTAATTAACGACAAAGAAG AGCTTGATGAGATGGTTTGTGGTGAGAAAGATACCTCCTTAAATGTTTCTATACCTATTTTGATGATTACAACGTCATCTGGAGATGCCCTGAAGAAATCCATTATGCAAAATAAGAAAG TGGAGCTTTTATTGTATGCTCCAAAGAGCCCAATTGTGGATTATGCAGTGGTCTTCCTCTGGCTAATGTCTGTTGGAACAGTTTTTGTTGCTTCTGTTTGGTCACATGTTACCAGTCCGAAGAAGAATGATGAGCAGTACGATGAATTATCACCCAAG AAATCTTCGAATGTTGACGCTACCAAAGGTGGTGCTGAAGAGGAAACTCTTGATATTAGTGCTATGGGTGCTGTTATCTTTGTCATATCAGCGTCCACATTCCTcgttttgctcttcttcttcatgtcaTCGTGGTTTATCTTGATCCTGACCATATTTTTCGTCATTGGTGGTATGCAG GGAATGCATAATATTAACGTTACACTCATAACAAG GAGATGCAGTAAATGTGGCCAGAAGAATTTAAAACTACCTCTGCTTGGGAATACCTCGATTCTCTCACTCGTGGTTCTGTTATTCTGCTTTGTGGTTGCTATCCTCTGGTTTATGAATCGCAAAACTTCGCACGCATGGGCCGGGCAAGATATTTTT GGTATTTGCATGATGATTAATGTCTTGCAAGTAGCTCGGCTACCTAATATCAGG GTTGCTACCATTCTTCTCTGTTGTGCATTTTTCTATGACATCTTTTGGGTATTCATATCACCACTAATCTTCAAGCAAAGTGTAATGATTGCG GTTGCACGTGGGAGCAAAGACACTGGAGAATCTATTCCCATGCTTTTGAGAATTCCACGGCTTTCTGATCCATGGGGTGGTTACAACATGATCGGTTTTGGAGACATTCTTTTCCCGGGCCTTCTCATATGCTTTATTTTCAG ATTTGACAAGGAAAATAACAAGGGGGTCTCGAATGGATATTTTCCGTGGTTGATGTTTGGCTACGGACTTGGCCTCTTCTTAACATACTTGGGATTGTATGTTATGAATGGACACGGTCAACCTGCATTGCTATATCTTGTCCCTTGCACGCTCG GAATCACGGTCATTCTAGGGTTGGTGAGGAAAGAACTCAGAGACTTGTGGAACTACGGGACTCAACAGCCTTCAGCTGCAGACGTAAATCCATCTCCAGAAGCATAA
- the SPPL5 gene encoding SIGNAL PEPTIDE PEPTIDASE-LIKE 5 (SIGNAL PEPTIDE PEPTIDASE-LIKE 5 (SPPL5); FUNCTIONS IN: peptidase activity, aspartic-type endopeptidase activity; INVOLVED IN: proteolysis; LOCATED IN: endomembrane system, integral to membrane; CONTAINS InterPro DOMAIN/s: Protease-associated PA (InterPro:IPR003137), Peptidase A22, presenilin signal peptide (InterPro:IPR006639), Peptidase A22B, signal peptide peptidase (InterPro:IPR007369); BEST Arabidopsis thaliana protein match is: SIGNAL PEPTIDE PEPTIDASE-LIKE 3 (TAIR:AT2G43070.1); Has 30201 Blast hits to 17322 proteins in 780 species: Archae - 12; Bacteria - 1396; Metazoa - 17338; Fungi - 3422; Plants - 5037; Viruses - 0; Other Eukaryotes - 2996 (source: NCBI BLink).), with product MSLPPFTCRLLAAAAALYLIGLLCVGADTKDVTAPKIPGCSNEFQMVKVENWVNGENGETFTAMTAQFGTMLPSDKDKAVKLPVALTTPLDSCSNLTSKLSWSIALSVRGECAFTVKAQVAQAGGAAALVLINDKEELDEMVCGEKDTSLNVSIPILMITTSSGDALKKSIMQNKKVELLLYAPKSPIVDYAVVFLWLMSVGTVFVASVWSHVTSPKKNDEQYDELSPKKSSNVDATKGGAEEETLDISAMGAVIFVISASTFLVLLFFFMSSWFILILTIFFVIGGMQGMHNINVTLITRRCSKCGQKNLKLPLLGNTSILSLVVLLFCFVVAILWFMNRKTSHAWAGQDIFGICMMINVLQVARLPNIRVATILLCCAFFYDIFWVFISPLIFKQSVMIAVARGSKDTGESIPMLLRIPRLSDPWGGYNMIGFGDILFPGLLICFIFRFDKENNKGVSNGYFPWLMFGYGLGLFLTYLGLYVMNGHGQPALLYLVPCTLGILFIS from the exons ATGTCTTTACCTCCGTTTACTTGCCGCCTTCTCGCGGCGGCGGCGGCTCTCTATCTGATAGGTCTGCTGTGCGTCGGAGCTGACACGAAAGATGTTACCGCTCCCAAAATTCCTGGTTGCTCCAATGAATTTCAAATG GTCAAAGTTGAGAATTGGGTCAACGGAGAAAACGGTGAGACTTTTACCGCCATGACTGCACAGTTTGGCACCATGCTCCCGTCTGATAAAGACAAAGCTGTTAAACTTCCGGTTGCTCTTACCACTCCTTTGGACAGTTGCTCCAATTTAACTTCAAAg CTATCTTGGTCTATAGCGTTATCTGTACGTGGCGAGTGTGCTTTCACAGTTAAGGCTCAAGTTGCACAGGCAGGAGGAGCTGCAGCTTTGGTGTTAATTAACGACAAAGAAG AGCTTGATGAGATGGTTTGTGGTGAGAAAGATACCTCCTTAAATGTTTCTATACCTATTTTGATGATTACAACGTCATCTGGAGATGCCCTGAAGAAATCCATTATGCAAAATAAGAAAG TGGAGCTTTTATTGTATGCTCCAAAGAGCCCAATTGTGGATTATGCAGTGGTCTTCCTCTGGCTAATGTCTGTTGGAACAGTTTTTGTTGCTTCTGTTTGGTCACATGTTACCAGTCCGAAGAAGAATGATGAGCAGTACGATGAATTATCACCCAAG AAATCTTCGAATGTTGACGCTACCAAAGGTGGTGCTGAAGAGGAAACTCTTGATATTAGTGCTATGGGTGCTGTTATCTTTGTCATATCAGCGTCCACATTCCTcgttttgctcttcttcttcatgtcaTCGTGGTTTATCTTGATCCTGACCATATTTTTCGTCATTGGTGGTATGCAG GGAATGCATAATATTAACGTTACACTCATAACAAG GAGATGCAGTAAATGTGGCCAGAAGAATTTAAAACTACCTCTGCTTGGGAATACCTCGATTCTCTCACTCGTGGTTCTGTTATTCTGCTTTGTGGTTGCTATCCTCTGGTTTATGAATCGCAAAACTTCGCACGCATGGGCCGGGCAAGATATTTTT GGTATTTGCATGATGATTAATGTCTTGCAAGTAGCTCGGCTACCTAATATCAGG GTTGCTACCATTCTTCTCTGTTGTGCATTTTTCTATGACATCTTTTGGGTATTCATATCACCACTAATCTTCAAGCAAAGTGTAATGATTGCG GTTGCACGTGGGAGCAAAGACACTGGAGAATCTATTCCCATGCTTTTGAGAATTCCACGGCTTTCTGATCCATGGGGTGGTTACAACATGATCGGTTTTGGAGACATTCTTTTCCCGGGCCTTCTCATATGCTTTATTTTCAG ATTTGACAAGGAAAATAACAAGGGGGTCTCGAATGGATATTTTCCGTGGTTGATGTTTGGCTACGGACTTGGCCTCTTCTTAACATACTTGGGATTGTATGTTATGAATGGACACGGTCAACCTGCATTGCTATATCTTGTCCCTTGCACGCTCGGTATCTTGTTCATCTCATGA
- the SPPL5 gene encoding SIGNAL PEPTIDE PEPTIDASE-LIKE 5: MSLPPFTCRLLAAAAALYLIGLLCVGADTKDVTAPKIPGCSNEFQMVKVENWVNGENGETFTAMTAQFGTMLPSDKDKAVKLPVALTTPLDSCSNLTSKLSWSIALSVRGECAFTVKAQVAQAGGAAALVLINDKEELDEMVCGEKDTSLNVSIPILMITTSSGDALKKSIMQNKKVELLLYAPKSPIVDYAVVFLWLMSVGTVFVASVWSHVTSPKKNDEQYDELSPKKSSNVDATKGGAEEETLDISAMGAVIFVISASTFLVLLFFFMSSWFILILTIFFVIGGMQGMHNINVTLITRRCSKCGQKNLKLPLLGNTSILSLVVLLFCFVVAILWFMNRKTSHAWAGQDIFGICMMINVLQVARLPNIRVATILLCCAFFYDIFWVFISPLIFKQSVMIAVSFRYFPSFNKLCVLHLNI, translated from the exons ATGTCTTTACCTCCGTTTACTTGCCGCCTTCTCGCGGCGGCGGCGGCTCTCTATCTGATAGGTCTGCTGTGCGTCGGAGCTGACACGAAAGATGTTACCGCTCCCAAAATTCCTGGTTGCTCCAATGAATTTCAAATG GTCAAAGTTGAGAATTGGGTCAACGGAGAAAACGGTGAGACTTTTACCGCCATGACTGCACAGTTTGGCACCATGCTCCCGTCTGATAAAGACAAAGCTGTTAAACTTCCGGTTGCTCTTACCACTCCTTTGGACAGTTGCTCCAATTTAACTTCAAAg CTATCTTGGTCTATAGCGTTATCTGTACGTGGCGAGTGTGCTTTCACAGTTAAGGCTCAAGTTGCACAGGCAGGAGGAGCTGCAGCTTTGGTGTTAATTAACGACAAAGAAG AGCTTGATGAGATGGTTTGTGGTGAGAAAGATACCTCCTTAAATGTTTCTATACCTATTTTGATGATTACAACGTCATCTGGAGATGCCCTGAAGAAATCCATTATGCAAAATAAGAAAG TGGAGCTTTTATTGTATGCTCCAAAGAGCCCAATTGTGGATTATGCAGTGGTCTTCCTCTGGCTAATGTCTGTTGGAACAGTTTTTGTTGCTTCTGTTTGGTCACATGTTACCAGTCCGAAGAAGAATGATGAGCAGTACGATGAATTATCACCCAAG AAATCTTCGAATGTTGACGCTACCAAAGGTGGTGCTGAAGAGGAAACTCTTGATATTAGTGCTATGGGTGCTGTTATCTTTGTCATATCAGCGTCCACATTCCTcgttttgctcttcttcttcatgtcaTCGTGGTTTATCTTGATCCTGACCATATTTTTCGTCATTGGTGGTATGCAG GGAATGCATAATATTAACGTTACACTCATAACAAG GAGATGCAGTAAATGTGGCCAGAAGAATTTAAAACTACCTCTGCTTGGGAATACCTCGATTCTCTCACTCGTGGTTCTGTTATTCTGCTTTGTGGTTGCTATCCTCTGGTTTATGAATCGCAAAACTTCGCACGCATGGGCCGGGCAAGATATTTTT GGTATTTGCATGATGATTAATGTCTTGCAAGTAGCTCGGCTACCTAATATCAGG GTTGCTACCATTCTTCTCTGTTGTGCATTTTTCTATGACATCTTTTGGGTATTCATATCACCACTAATCTTCAAGCAAAGTGTAATGATTGCGGTGAGTTTTCGTTATTTTCCTTCATTTAACAAATTGTGTGTCTTACACCTTAATATTTAA
- the SPPL5 gene encoding SIGNAL PEPTIDE PEPTIDASE-LIKE 5 — protein MVCGEKDTSLNVSIPILMITTSSGDALKKSIMQNKKVELLLYAPKSPIVDYAVVFLWLMSVGTVFVASVWSHVTSPKKNDEQYDELSPKKSSNVDATKGGAEEETLDISAMGAVIFVISASTFLVLLFFFMSSWFILILTIFFVIGGMQGMHNINVTLITRRCSKCGQKNLKLPLLGNTSILSLVVLLFCFVVAILWFMNRKTSHAWAGQDIFGICMMINVLQVARLPNIRVATILLCCAFFYDIFWVFISPLIFKQSVMIAVARGSKDTGESIPMLLRIPRLSDPWGGYNMIGFGDILFPGLLICFIFRFDKENNKGVSNGYFPWLMFGYGLGLFLTYLGLYVMNGHGQPALLYLVPCTLGITVILGLVRKELRDLWNYGTQQPSAADVNPSPEA, from the exons ATGGTTTGTGGTGAGAAAGATACCTCCTTAAATGTTTCTATACCTATTTTGATGATTACAACGTCATCTGGAGATGCCCTGAAGAAATCCATTATGCAAAATAAGAAAG TGGAGCTTTTATTGTATGCTCCAAAGAGCCCAATTGTGGATTATGCAGTGGTCTTCCTCTGGCTAATGTCTGTTGGAACAGTTTTTGTTGCTTCTGTTTGGTCACATGTTACCAGTCCGAAGAAGAATGATGAGCAGTACGATGAATTATCACCCAAG AAATCTTCGAATGTTGACGCTACCAAAGGTGGTGCTGAAGAGGAAACTCTTGATATTAGTGCTATGGGTGCTGTTATCTTTGTCATATCAGCGTCCACATTCCTcgttttgctcttcttcttcatgtcaTCGTGGTTTATCTTGATCCTGACCATATTTTTCGTCATTGGTGGTATGCAG GGAATGCATAATATTAACGTTACACTCATAACAAG GAGATGCAGTAAATGTGGCCAGAAGAATTTAAAACTACCTCTGCTTGGGAATACCTCGATTCTCTCACTCGTGGTTCTGTTATTCTGCTTTGTGGTTGCTATCCTCTGGTTTATGAATCGCAAAACTTCGCACGCATGGGCCGGGCAAGATATTTTT GGTATTTGCATGATGATTAATGTCTTGCAAGTAGCTCGGCTACCTAATATCAGG GTTGCTACCATTCTTCTCTGTTGTGCATTTTTCTATGACATCTTTTGGGTATTCATATCACCACTAATCTTCAAGCAAAGTGTAATGATTGCG GTTGCACGTGGGAGCAAAGACACTGGAGAATCTATTCCCATGCTTTTGAGAATTCCACGGCTTTCTGATCCATGGGGTGGTTACAACATGATCGGTTTTGGAGACATTCTTTTCCCGGGCCTTCTCATATGCTTTATTTTCAG ATTTGACAAGGAAAATAACAAGGGGGTCTCGAATGGATATTTTCCGTGGTTGATGTTTGGCTACGGACTTGGCCTCTTCTTAACATACTTGGGATTGTATGTTATGAATGGACACGGTCAACCTGCATTGCTATATCTTGTCCCTTGCACGCTCG GAATCACGGTCATTCTAGGGTTGGTGAGGAAAGAACTCAGAGACTTGTGGAACTACGGGACTCAACAGCCTTCAGCTGCAGACGTAAATCCATCTCCAGAAGCATAA